In Abditibacteriaceae bacterium, one genomic interval encodes:
- a CDS encoding pseudouridine synthase, producing the protein MKPQPNEEEPKKPIRTKATKSSSNESTTAPEVAADAADESTVESDGTPEIRTSGRKPRVEKPVVSEPQRLQKLMARAGIASRRAAEELITQGRVFINGRVVKELGAKADPAVDRITVDGRSLSLPASSTVVLFHKPAGVVTTKKDPEGRTTFLDYLPKKYHALHSIGRLDYDTSGVLLLTDDGELTQLLTHPSHGAEKVYWARVAGTVSVATIKQLEAGIWLEDGKTAPCRARVRAQTEKNALVQLTLTEGRNRQVRRMMEAVGHPVRALRRVQFAEVELEGLVSGAHRELLAGEVHALKKYAEKPKRDKTPRRKPDTRKAPTKPGAKAEINNAAAKETKAKEPKLDAATKGFVKPGGGQKKRADPRGQAPVAARIEKRWGQQTRKHG; encoded by the coding sequence ATGAAACCACAACCCAACGAAGAAGAACCCAAGAAACCTATCCGAACGAAAGCCACGAAGAGTTCCTCGAACGAATCAACAACCGCGCCCGAAGTCGCAGCCGACGCCGCCGATGAAAGTACGGTCGAATCCGACGGTACTCCCGAAATTCGCACTTCGGGCCGCAAGCCGCGCGTGGAAAAGCCTGTTGTCTCCGAGCCGCAGCGTTTGCAAAAGCTGATGGCCCGTGCTGGAATCGCCTCGCGGCGCGCGGCGGAAGAACTCATCACGCAGGGCCGCGTTTTCATCAACGGACGCGTCGTCAAGGAACTTGGCGCGAAAGCCGACCCAGCGGTTGATCGCATCACCGTCGATGGACGTTCGCTTTCCTTGCCCGCGAGTTCTACCGTTGTTTTGTTTCACAAACCGGCAGGCGTTGTCACCACGAAAAAAGACCCCGAAGGCCGCACCACGTTTCTCGATTATCTGCCGAAGAAATACCATGCGCTGCATTCCATCGGGCGTTTGGATTACGATACGTCGGGCGTTCTGCTCCTCACCGATGACGGCGAATTGACCCAGCTTCTGACGCACCCATCGCATGGCGCCGAAAAAGTTTACTGGGCGCGCGTCGCCGGAACGGTTTCGGTTGCAACGATCAAGCAGCTCGAAGCCGGAATCTGGCTGGAAGATGGCAAAACGGCGCCGTGTCGCGCCCGCGTTCGCGCCCAGACTGAGAAAAACGCCCTCGTGCAACTGACGCTCACCGAAGGCCGCAACCGCCAGGTGCGCCGCATGATGGAAGCTGTCGGGCATCCGGTGCGTGCATTGCGCCGCGTGCAGTTCGCCGAAGTCGAATTGGAAGGGCTGGTGTCGGGCGCTCACCGCGAACTGTTGGCGGGCGAAGTCCACGCGCTGAAGAAGTACGCCGAAAAGCCCAAGCGCGACAAAACGCCACGCCGCAAGCCCGACACGCGCAAAGCACCGACAAAGCCGGGCGCGAAAGCGGAAATCAACAATGCAGCGGCAAAAGAAACCAAAGCCAAAGAGCCGAAACTTGACGCAGCGACTAAAGGCTTCGTTAAACCCGGCGGCGGCCAGAAAAAGCGCGCCGACCCGCGCGGTCAGGCGCCGGTTGCCGCGCGCATCGAAAAGCGCTGGGGCCAGCAAACACGCAAACACGGTTAA
- a CDS encoding D-alanyl-D-alanine carboxypeptidase family protein: MKRLWLCVVLLCSVAHARGEKKVTPKPAAKAPYAVSAKAWILMDVETGRILEKRNAHTRMFPASTTKTLTALVALRSKRMDAQTVIGPNPPKIGESSIYLQQGERFTVRELVSAAMIKSANDACVAVAEGVSGTVPSFVQQMNAVSKAVGARDSHWMNPHGLHDAGHYTTAYDLALIARAALKDAWFNETVKTHKTTLHGNAKIGATRILYNRNKLLYRWNESDGVKTGYTRQAGRCLIATATRTIQTARGPRRWRLLSVVLHAQDSWKDSRALLEGVGFRRFVPTPVAQAGQEFGVAGVRGGAFDAHAVAAHSIELPLRRSEHATQEPEVRFLSLRAPVTKGQTIGSATYKDGAKTLATIPLVARDTIPVALAARVFPPARAMPSNPPLRWLIWGCTAGSLALALIALKLRARNETHYETTTQRRRTQETYPNESHEEFLERINNRARSRSRRRR; the protein is encoded by the coding sequence GTGAAACGATTATGGCTTTGTGTTGTTTTGCTGTGCAGCGTCGCGCACGCGCGCGGCGAGAAAAAGGTCACGCCCAAACCGGCGGCGAAAGCGCCGTATGCGGTGAGCGCAAAAGCGTGGATTCTGATGGATGTCGAAACCGGACGCATTCTCGAAAAGCGCAACGCCCACACGCGAATGTTTCCCGCTTCGACAACAAAAACTCTTACCGCATTGGTGGCCTTGCGCTCGAAGCGCATGGACGCGCAAACCGTCATTGGCCCGAATCCGCCCAAAATTGGCGAATCGAGCATCTATCTTCAGCAAGGCGAACGCTTCACCGTCCGCGAGTTGGTCAGCGCGGCGATGATAAAAAGCGCCAACGATGCGTGCGTCGCCGTTGCCGAAGGCGTGAGCGGAACGGTTCCGTCGTTTGTGCAGCAGATGAACGCCGTTTCTAAGGCAGTCGGCGCGCGCGATTCGCACTGGATGAATCCGCACGGTTTGCACGATGCCGGGCACTATACGACCGCTTACGATTTAGCTCTCATCGCGCGCGCGGCGCTCAAAGACGCATGGTTCAACGAAACCGTGAAGACGCACAAAACGACGTTGCACGGCAACGCGAAAATCGGTGCGACGCGCATCTTATACAATCGCAATAAGTTGCTGTACCGTTGGAACGAAAGCGACGGCGTGAAGACGGGCTATACTCGCCAGGCTGGACGCTGCCTCATTGCAACTGCGACGCGCACGATCCAAACCGCGCGTGGCCCGCGCCGCTGGCGTTTGCTTTCGGTTGTGCTGCACGCGCAGGATTCGTGGAAAGATTCGCGCGCGTTGCTCGAAGGCGTCGGCTTTCGGCGCTTCGTGCCGACACCAGTGGCACAGGCAGGACAAGAGTTCGGCGTTGCAGGCGTGCGTGGAGGCGCGTTTGATGCTCACGCAGTCGCAGCGCATTCGATCGAACTCCCACTGCGTCGCAGTGAACACGCGACACAGGAGCCGGAGGTGCGTTTTTTATCGCTGCGCGCGCCTGTGACGAAAGGCCAGACTATCGGCAGCGCAACATACAAAGACGGCGCGAAAACACTGGCAACAATTCCGCTTGTCGCGCGTGATACTATTCCGGTTGCACTTGCGGCGCGGGTTTTCCCACCGGCACGCGCGATGCCTTCCAATCCGCCGTTGCGCTGGCTGATCTGGGGCTGCACGGCAGGAAGTTTGGCTCTTGCGCTTATCGCCTTAAAATTGCGCGCCCGAAACGAGACACATTATGAAACCACAACCCAACGAAGAAGAACCCAAGAAACCTATCCGAACGAAAGCCACGAAGAGTTCCTCGAACGAATCAACAACCGCGCCCGAAGTCGCAGCCGACGCCGCCGATGA
- the scpB gene encoding SMC-Scp complex subunit ScpB, protein MPGKTDIIESLLFASDKPVPLKKLAQIVELSAGETLAELDALREEKEAVGSIQLIEVAGGWQLATKPAFSSYIRQLRDAPRQRLSRAAFEVLAVAAYRQPVTRSEIEALRGVDCAGPVQFLLEKKLLAFAGRKDAPGRPHLYATTPEFLDHFGLRDLKDLPSLDELVELNGGALIHDGDRLFNRGAMTFGETEGTVESDATKEIAEAES, encoded by the coding sequence ATGCCTGGCAAAACTGACATTATCGAATCGCTGCTTTTTGCTTCGGACAAACCGGTGCCGCTGAAAAAGCTCGCGCAAATCGTGGAGCTTTCGGCGGGCGAAACACTCGCCGAACTCGACGCGTTGCGCGAAGAAAAAGAAGCGGTCGGCTCGATTCAACTTATTGAAGTTGCGGGCGGCTGGCAGCTCGCGACCAAGCCCGCGTTTTCGTCGTATATTCGCCAACTCCGCGATGCGCCGCGCCAGCGCCTTTCGCGCGCGGCCTTTGAAGTTCTGGCGGTGGCGGCCTATCGCCAGCCCGTGACGCGTTCGGAAATCGAAGCGTTGCGTGGCGTCGATTGCGCGGGGCCGGTGCAATTTCTTTTGGAGAAAAAACTGCTGGCGTTCGCGGGCCGCAAAGATGCGCCGGGCCGTCCGCATCTGTATGCAACGACGCCGGAATTTCTCGATCATTTCGGCTTGCGCGATTTGAAAGATTTGCCCAGTTTGGATGAGTTGGTCGAACTCAACGGCGGCGCGTTGATTCACGACGGCGACCGATTATTCAATCGTGGCGCGATGACATTTGGAGAAACAGAAGGTACGGTCGAAAGCGACGCGACCAAGGAAATAGCAGAGGCAGAATCGTGA
- a CDS encoding segregation/condensation protein A, with product MDAATDIEVKPESRPEDRVQNPERFTGHRVQLAVYEGPLDLLLYLVRAHRYDICDIPIAEITGEFVEFIKLMSELDLDYAGDFLVTAATLMQIKSRMLLPKHESENEDEMTDDSDADPRTALVERLLELQKFQGAADILRERRDERAHVFSRPAVLDPSVAAAQQAALETGEPAPEPDMGVMLRDVSTFDLLRALQKVLERQNERPVTTLRREPFTLAERAKEVFKRLAQGEATFGELCDDCQTRLEVVITFLSILELIARKRIAARQPEAFGEIYLNVQIAE from the coding sequence ATGGATGCCGCAACCGACATCGAAGTAAAGCCCGAATCGCGCCCGGAAGATCGCGTTCAAAACCCCGAACGCTTCACCGGACATCGCGTGCAGCTTGCGGTTTATGAAGGCCCGCTCGATTTGCTGTTGTATCTGGTGCGCGCACATCGCTACGACATCTGCGACATTCCAATTGCCGAAATCACCGGCGAATTTGTCGAGTTCATTAAGCTCATGAGCGAACTCGATTTGGATTATGCCGGAGATTTTCTGGTGACCGCCGCGACGCTGATGCAAATCAAGTCGCGGATGCTTTTGCCGAAGCACGAATCCGAAAACGAAGACGAAATGACCGACGATTCCGACGCCGACCCGCGCACCGCGCTTGTGGAACGGTTGTTGGAATTGCAAAAGTTTCAGGGTGCCGCCGACATTTTGCGCGAACGCCGCGACGAACGCGCTCATGTGTTTTCACGTCCTGCCGTGCTCGACCCGAGTGTGGCCGCCGCGCAACAGGCCGCGCTGGAAACCGGCGAACCTGCGCCCGAACCCGACATGGGCGTGATGCTGCGCGACGTTTCGACCTTCGATTTATTGCGCGCCTTGCAAAAGGTTCTGGAGCGGCAAAACGAACGGCCCGTGACAACGCTTCGCCGCGAACCATTTACGCTCGCCGAACGCGCTAAAGAAGTGTTCAAGCGTTTGGCGCAAGGCGAAGCGACGTTTGGCGAACTGTGCGACGATTGCCAGACGCGTTTGGAAGTCGTGATTACATTTTTGTCGATTCTGGAACTCATCGCGCGCAAGCGCATCGCCGCGCGGCAACCCGAAGCGTTCGGCGAAATTTATCTCAACGTTCAAATTGCGGAATAA
- a CDS encoding site-2 protease family protein codes for MDNLPEKIFALILSLPAFVAAFTVHEFAHAWSADRLGDDTPRRMGRVTLDPVAHLDPLGSIMFLVTQLSGYGIGWAKPVPVNSRNLGNPNRDDMLVALAGPVSNLLQVPFWLGALWLVRVIAESQGVNIETLYFGDDMLSPLMIAITVLSSGVWVNILLAAFNMIPIPPLDGHWVLQSLFPPIRPFFATIYPWSFLIVLVLANTGILGYFIYPFLSFAGVLISRALGLY; via the coding sequence ATGGATAATTTGCCGGAAAAGATATTCGCGTTAATTCTCTCGCTGCCAGCTTTCGTCGCGGCGTTTACCGTTCACGAGTTCGCACACGCATGGTCTGCCGACCGTTTGGGCGATGACACGCCGCGACGCATGGGACGCGTCACGCTCGATCCGGTCGCGCATCTCGATCCGCTTGGCTCAATTATGTTTTTGGTGACGCAGCTTTCAGGCTACGGTATTGGTTGGGCGAAACCGGTTCCCGTCAATTCGCGCAATTTGGGTAATCCAAACCGAGACGATATGCTGGTCGCGCTCGCGGGGCCGGTTTCTAACCTGCTGCAAGTTCCCTTCTGGCTGGGCGCGCTGTGGCTGGTGCGAGTTATCGCTGAAAGTCAGGGTGTGAACATTGAAACGCTTTACTTCGGCGACGATATGCTTTCGCCGCTGATGATTGCGATTACCGTGTTGTCGTCGGGCGTATGGGTAAACATTCTACTCGCGGCATTCAATATGATTCCGATTCCGCCACTCGATGGCCACTGGGTTTTGCAATCGTTGTTTCCTCCAATCCGCCCCTTCTTTGCCACGATTTATCCGTGGTCGTTTTTAATCGTTTTGGTGCTTGCGAATACGGGAATCCTCGGCTACTTTATTTATCCTTTTCTCAGCTTTGCAGGTGTCTTGATTAGTCGCGCGTTAGGCTTGTATTGA
- the lysA gene encoding diaminopimelate decarboxylase, whose amino-acid sequence MFTLGTQRVNDAGHLEIGGCDTVQLAQEFGTPLFVMDEAHIRFAMRSLKAAFEKQGQPAHIVYASKAFPCLAMARIVAEEGLHIDVASAGELLTALRGDVPVERIVFHGNFKSAAELEMAVQARIGHIICDNERELDLLDEIAGEAGVVQPIMLRLTTSVDPHTHRYISTGRTDTKFGMNIAQGGARSGLERALSKKNLEVRGLSCHIGSQILDGDFFTLSANQMCEFLLEAKNDLQFSPEVLDLGGGLGIRYLPEHAPPSFEEYVEILVKTVRDKCAELGIDVPPTLAIEPGRSIVGEAGTTLYSVGPIKTIPDIRTYVAVDGGISDNPRPALYEAKYSAIVANRANEEARETVTIAGKHCETDTLLEDISLAPIQSGDILAVQSTGAYNHSMASNYNRFRRPAVVLVNEGKADIIVERETLDDVLSHDVLPGRLRA is encoded by the coding sequence GTGTTCACGCTTGGAACTCAGCGCGTCAATGACGCGGGACATTTAGAAATCGGCGGCTGCGATACGGTGCAGCTCGCACAGGAATTCGGCACGCCTTTGTTTGTTATGGATGAAGCGCACATTCGCTTTGCGATGCGCTCCTTGAAAGCGGCCTTTGAAAAACAAGGTCAGCCAGCACACATCGTTTACGCGAGCAAAGCCTTTCCTTGCCTCGCGATGGCGCGCATTGTCGCCGAAGAAGGGCTTCATATCGATGTCGCTTCCGCAGGCGAACTGCTCACGGCCTTGCGCGGCGACGTGCCGGTCGAACGCATCGTCTTTCACGGCAACTTCAAAAGCGCAGCAGAACTGGAAATGGCGGTTCAGGCGCGCATCGGTCACATCATTTGCGACAACGAACGCGAACTCGACTTACTCGATGAAATCGCGGGCGAAGCCGGTGTCGTTCAGCCGATTATGCTGCGCCTGACGACTTCGGTCGATCCGCACACGCATCGCTACATCTCGACGGGTCGCACCGACACCAAATTCGGAATGAACATCGCGCAGGGCGGCGCACGTTCCGGTTTGGAGCGCGCGTTGTCGAAGAAGAATCTCGAAGTGCGCGGGCTTTCGTGTCACATCGGTTCGCAGATTCTCGACGGCGATTTCTTTACGCTTTCGGCGAATCAGATGTGCGAATTTCTGCTGGAAGCGAAGAACGATTTGCAGTTCTCGCCGGAAGTGCTGGATTTGGGTGGCGGTCTGGGAATTCGTTATCTGCCCGAACACGCACCGCCTTCGTTTGAAGAATACGTCGAAATTCTGGTGAAGACGGTTCGCGACAAGTGCGCCGAACTCGGAATCGATGTGCCGCCAACTCTGGCTATCGAACCGGGCCGCAGCATCGTCGGCGAAGCGGGAACCACGCTGTACAGCGTCGGCCCGATTAAAACGATTCCCGATATTCGCACTTACGTCGCGGTCGATGGCGGCATTTCCGACAATCCGCGTCCGGCGCTGTACGAAGCGAAGTATTCGGCGATTGTCGCCAATCGCGCGAACGAAGAAGCACGCGAAACCGTAACAATTGCCGGAAAACACTGCGAAACCGACACCTTGCTAGAAGACATTTCGCTCGCGCCGATTCAATCGGGCGATATTCTGGCGGTTCAAAGCACCGGCGCTTACAATCACTCGATGGCCAGCAACTACAATCGCTTCCGTCGTCCGGCGGTTGTGCTGGTCAATGAAGGCAAAGCCGACATCATCGTCGAACGCGAAACGCTCGACGATGTATTGTCACACGATGTATTGCCGGGCCGTTTGCGCGCGTAA
- a CDS encoding response regulator, with translation MKLLFVDDMRDTRDFFRFAFELENVEVRLAANGEEAVEFVQRESFDAIVMDVEMPGMNGWDAVRHIRALENGQNVPILMYTAVGDSETRRKAGEVGANTVLFKPLLPREILSRIEKLMPAVAAETNNDTAPSV, from the coding sequence TTGAAATTGCTTTTTGTAGACGATATGCGCGATACGCGCGATTTTTTTCGCTTCGCCTTTGAATTAGAAAATGTCGAGGTGCGCCTCGCTGCAAATGGTGAAGAAGCCGTTGAGTTTGTCCAGCGCGAGTCGTTTGACGCCATCGTGATGGACGTTGAAATGCCCGGCATGAACGGGTGGGACGCCGTGCGTCATATTCGCGCGCTCGAAAATGGCCAGAACGTGCCGATTTTGATGTACACCGCCGTTGGCGACAGCGAAACGCGCCGCAAAGCCGGTGAAGTCGGCGCCAACACGGTTCTGTTCAAGCCGCTTTTGCCGCGTGAAATTCTGTCGCGCATCGAAAAACTGATGCCCGCCGTTGCTGCAGAAACCAACAACGACACCGCGCCATCCGTCTGA
- a CDS encoding SDR family NAD(P)-dependent oxidoreductase — translation MKKIAVVTGASSGIGEATARLLAQNGWHVWTGARRLEKLQTLRDEIGGDCAALDVADASSVEQFCAALPDEIHLLVNNAGGALGLETIAEADEAKWTQMWQSNVLGLMRMTRACLPKLLPARGHIINITSIAGREVYPNGAGYTSAKHAARVVTQTLRLELSGQPVRITDVAPGLVETEFSVVRFDGDQERADNVYRGITPLVAQDIAECIVWAAQRPAHVNIDEIVVKPLAQAAATIVARDKGL, via the coding sequence ATGAAGAAAATCGCTGTCGTCACCGGAGCAAGTTCGGGAATTGGCGAAGCGACGGCGCGCTTGCTGGCGCAAAACGGCTGGCACGTCTGGACAGGCGCGCGCCGTCTTGAAAAATTACAAACGCTGCGCGACGAAATCGGCGGCGATTGCGCCGCTCTCGATGTCGCCGATGCCTCATCTGTCGAGCAGTTCTGCGCCGCGCTTCCCGACGAAATTCATTTATTAGTCAATAACGCGGGCGGCGCTCTGGGATTGGAAACCATCGCCGAGGCCGACGAAGCGAAGTGGACGCAGATGTGGCAAAGCAACGTGCTCGGCCTGATGCGTATGACGCGCGCCTGTCTGCCCAAGCTTCTTCCGGCGCGCGGCCATATCATCAACATTACGTCCATCGCGGGCCGCGAGGTTTACCCCAACGGCGCGGGTTATACGAGCGCCAAGCACGCCGCGCGCGTTGTCACGCAAACGCTTCGCCTTGAATTGAGCGGCCAGCCGGTTCGCATCACCGACGTTGCGCCTGGTTTGGTGGAAACCGAGTTTTCCGTTGTGCGCTTCGACGGCGACCAGGAGCGTGCCGATAATGTGTATCGCGGTATCACGCCGCTCGTAGCCCAGGACATCGCCGAATGCATCGTCTGGGCGGCGCAGCGTCCGGCTCATGTGAATATCGACGAAATCGTGGTGAAGCCTCTCGCGCAAGCGGCAGCGACAATCGTGGCGCGCGACAAAGGATTGTAA
- a CDS encoding sugar phosphate isomerase/epimerase family protein, with protein sequence MIPVSIRDAHVRQSFALEADFFDSLRSLGVDSFELYARIDGRLSALEGFSLRDVPSLKAKFESEQVRAAAIMLATNFSGPDAAAHVEWAIETIHAAQQLGVPVVRIDTATGAKLPVEEIRQNFVRCIRQVLAATEDTDVDLGIENHGHISNDPAFLDGIFNDVPNARLGLTLDTGNFYWYGAPLDELYQTLKHFAPRARHTHLKSIAYPPETRDVRREKGWRYAELCCPIDEGDLDYRRIVQILRDAGYDSKPARTLCVENEALPRFPLEERADILRRDIAALRNAQ encoded by the coding sequence ATGATTCCTGTTTCCATCCGCGACGCCCATGTGCGCCAAAGCTTTGCGCTCGAAGCCGATTTCTTCGATTCCCTACGTTCTCTCGGCGTTGATTCCTTTGAACTCTATGCGCGCATCGATGGCCGTTTGTCGGCGCTCGAAGGCTTTTCGCTCCGCGACGTTCCTTCGCTGAAAGCAAAGTTTGAATCGGAGCAGGTTCGCGCCGCCGCGATTATGCTCGCCACCAATTTTTCCGGCCCCGACGCGGCGGCTCATGTCGAGTGGGCTATTGAGACGATTCATGCCGCGCAGCAGCTTGGCGTTCCCGTTGTGCGTATCGACACGGCGACGGGTGCGAAACTCCCGGTTGAAGAAATTCGGCAAAATTTTGTGCGTTGTATTCGTCAGGTGCTGGCGGCAACCGAAGACACCGACGTCGATTTGGGCATCGAGAATCACGGCCATATTTCCAACGACCCCGCGTTTCTCGACGGCATTTTTAACGATGTGCCTAACGCGCGTCTGGGCTTAACGCTGGACACCGGCAATTTCTACTGGTACGGCGCACCGCTCGACGAGCTGTACCAAACGCTAAAACATTTCGCGCCGCGCGCGCGGCACACGCACCTCAAAAGCATCGCGTATCCGCCGGAAACGCGCGATGTGCGCCGTGAAAAAGGCTGGCGCTACGCCGAACTTTGCTGCCCGATTGATGAAGGTGATCTCGATTACCGGCGCATCGTCCAGATTTTGCGCGATGCCGGTTACGACAGCAAACCGGCCCGAACGCTGTGCGTTGAAAACGAAGCGTTGCCGCGCTTTCCTCTCGAAGAACGCGCGGATATTCTGCGCCGCGATATCGCCGCTCTCCGCAACGCACAATAA
- a CDS encoding ThuA domain-containing protein → MSIRVLVWDENKQAIDRNFYPDSIRQTIADALNAQGNGEITATVAHLDEENQGITDEKLANADVLLWWGHARHGEVSDETAARVKKAVHENGLGFIPLHSGHYSKAYKAVLDATGDLKGGWREIHGFEKEEITVCAPRHPIAEGIEDFVIENEEMYGSPFGAPPFQTLVFQSYFPEGGEYFPCGFTVTVGKGIDPEFTSGGGNGANQGEGAGRVFYFRPGHETVPTYTNPTVQKIILNAVKWCARKS, encoded by the coding sequence ATGAGCATTCGTGTTTTAGTGTGGGATGAAAACAAGCAGGCGATTGACCGCAATTTTTATCCCGATAGCATCCGTCAAACCATCGCCGACGCGCTTAACGCGCAGGGCAACGGCGAAATCACCGCGACCGTCGCGCATTTGGATGAAGAAAACCAAGGCATTACCGACGAGAAGTTGGCCAACGCCGATGTTCTTTTGTGGTGGGGCCACGCGCGTCATGGCGAAGTGAGCGACGAAACAGCCGCTCGCGTGAAAAAAGCGGTTCATGAAAACGGGCTGGGTTTTATTCCTCTTCATTCGGGCCATTATTCCAAGGCGTATAAAGCGGTTCTGGACGCAACCGGCGACCTAAAAGGCGGCTGGCGCGAGATTCACGGCTTCGAAAAAGAAGAAATCACCGTTTGCGCGCCGCGCCACCCGATTGCTGAAGGCATTGAAGATTTCGTCATCGAAAACGAAGAAATGTACGGTTCGCCGTTTGGTGCGCCGCCGTTTCAAACGCTTGTTTTCCAGTCGTACTTTCCCGAAGGCGGCGAGTATTTCCCGTGCGGATTTACGGTAACCGTTGGCAAAGGCATTGACCCCGAATTCACTTCGGGCGGCGGCAACGGCGCGAATCAGGGCGAAGGCGCGGGCCGCGTTTTCTACTTCCGTCCGGGCCACGAAACGGTGCCGACGTACACCAACCCAACCGTGCAGAAAATTATTCTGAACGCCGTCAAATGGTGCGCCCGCAAAAGCTAA